TTTTTATTTTGTTTTTTGTCAAAGACCATTCCATTTGTGAATAACCTTATGGGTCTTTTCTTATTTATTAATCTGGTTGATGACAATTTAACAATTGATGTTGTCATTTCTGGCCTAAGACATAATGAATTATTACTTACTATTCCTACAACCTGATTTTCGTCAATTACGCCACGGCCTTTAATCGTCTCTAAAGTATTTATAAATGAGGGTGAAACCTCTTCATATCCCCATAGTTTATAAATACTATTTAAATTATTTATGATGTTTGAATTATTTTTTACATCGACTAATTTGATTTCTTTTATATCTGTCATTTTATTATTTAACTAACTTTATTTACGTATAGAGATTTTTTTTAAGTGGAGAGACTTTATCTAGTTCATTTTTTAATTCATTCTCAAGGCTAGGAGAACAAGCTAAAATTCTTCCTGAACTTAAATTAAATTCGCCTGATGGATAATCAGAAATAATACCACCAGCCTCTTTAACAATAATAGCACCGGCTGCAATGTCCCATACTTCTAGTCCTCTTTCCCAGTATCCATCAACCTTACCTGCCGCAACAAATGCTAGATCAATTGCTGCTGCACCTCCTCTTCTAACACCTCTAGTCTTATGTGTTAAATAACAAAATTCAGCATAATTATTATCTTCTGTCTCAAATCTGTCATAAGAGAAACCAGTTACAAGTAGACTATCAGAAAGATTAGAGGGACTCGATACTTTAAGTTTACTATCATTGCAGAATGAACCTAAACCTATACAGGCTGAATATAGTTCATTTAAATAAGGAACTGATATAGCCCCTATAATTGGCTTATTTTTGTACACAAGTCCAATAGAAGTACCAAAAAAAGGATATCCATGGGAATAGTTTGTTGTACCGTCTAATGGGTCTATACACCACGTTAAATCAGAAGATTTGGTTAATTTTCCCGATTCCTCTGCATTTATAGATATGTTTGGTGTCTCTTCTAATAAATATTCTTTAATTTTATTTTCTACTTCCAAATCTACATTGGTAACTAGATCACCCTTCCTACCCTTTGATGATATTTTTTGAATTTTATTGTAATTAACTTTTAAAATTTCATTACCAATTTGAGCGGAAGTTTTGGCTATTTCATACAAAATGGATAAGTTAACTTGATTTGCAAGTTCCTCTATTTCACATAATTCGAACATAATAGTTAATCTTCCTCAAATTCCCAAGGTGGCGCAACTCTTGTATTTCCCCTCCCAAAATATTTTCCAAATTGTAAATCGTAAACTTCATCTTCATATGTAGTTTCAACCTCAAGATCCGAAGTTGCTTTAGCCACACAAAGAAGTGCATATCCTTTGTCTTTTAAAGCCTGAGATACACCCATTGCTTCAGGTTGTTGCAAGGTACCAGATTTAATTTTAACTGCACAACTTGTACAGCAACCATTTCTACATGAAAATGAAAGCTTGAAACCTTTCTTTTCAAATTCCTTAAGTATATATTCATCACTATTAACCTTCTCTTGGTAGACCTTTCCGGTTTCCTTATTTTTAATAGTAACTGTGAAAGTCTTTTTCAAATAACTTTACTCAAAAATGGGATGATAAAGGGTTAAAATGGACATCTTGGGAGAGGTGGCCGAGTGGTTGAAGGCGCAGCACTGGAAATGCTGTATAGGGGCAACTTTATCGAGGGTTCGAATCCCTCTCTCTCCGTTTTATATTAGTTTATATTGGTCAACTACATCAACAACATTGTTTTAAAATATGTTTTAAAATAAACAGTAATCTTTTTGACAAATTATAAATAATCTTATTTATTTAAATTAAGTTGAAAATATTTGATTTTTACTATTATATGTAAATATCTAAGATAAAAATTAATTTAATTATTAGTAAATTTTGCTTTAATTTAGCGATCTAAAATCATGGGGCAAATAGTTGGAATTGATTTAGGTACTACTAACTCTGTTGTAGGAGTTATAGAAGCTGGACGTCCAATCGTTATTGCAAATTCTGAAGGTTCTAGAACTACTCCTTCAATAGTTGGATTTACAAAAGATAAAGAAATAGTTATAGGAGACCAAGCGAGAAGACAACTTGTCCTAAATCCTAAGAATACCTTTTATAACCTAAAAAGATTTATTGGTAGCGACTGGGATGAATTAGATGAGAATAGTATTTCTGTTCCTTATAACGTAAAGGCTAATACCACTGGAAGCGTTAGGGTTCTTAGTCCGAATACAGAAAGAGAGTATGCGCCAGAAGAATTAGTGAGTTCATTAATCAGAAAATTAATTAATGATGCTGAAACATATCTTGGTGATACTGTTGACTCTGCTGTTATTACAGTCCCTGCTTACTTTAATGAATCACAAAGGCAAGCTACAAAGGATTCTGCAATATTAGCTGGTATTAAAGTAGATAGAATATTAAATGAACCTACAGCTGCTGCTCTAGCTTACGGTTTTGAAAAAAGTTCTTCTAATAATGTTTTAGTTTTTGATTTAGGGGGAGGAACATTTGACGTCTCGTTATTAAAAATTTCTAATGGTGTATTTGATGTTAAAGCCACTTGTGGTGATACTCAGCTAGGAGGTAACAATTTTGATTCAAAAATAGTAGATTGGCTTGCAGAAAAATTTCTTACTAAACATGATATTGATCTTAGAAGGGATAGACAAGCGTTACAGAGACTAACTGAGGCTGCTGAAAAAGCTAAATGTGAATTGTCAGGATTGCAAAAAACAAAAATATCCTTACCTTTTATCACCACTAGTAATGAGGGTCCATTACATATTGAGGAAACCTTAGATAGAAAAATATTTGAATCATTATCTCAAGATCTTCTAGATAGAATATTAGAGCCTGTGCAAATAGCATTAGATGACTCCGGATGGAACGCAGAAGATATAGATGAGGTAGTTCTTGTCGGAGGCAGCACAAGAATTCCAATGGTTCAACAATTAGTAAAGACTCTTGTTCCAAATGACCCTTGTCAATCTGTTAATCCTGATGAAGTTGTAGCAGTTGGAGCTGCGATACAATCTGGAATTATTAGTGGTGATTTACAAGATTTACTCCTAAATGACGTTACTCCCTTATCTTTAGGTTTAGAAACTATTGGTGGACTTATGAAGGTACTCATTCCTCGTAATACTCCAATACCAGTTAGACAATCTGATGTTTTTAGTACGTCTGAAGCTAATCAATCATCAGTGGTTGTTCAAGTACGGCAGGGTGAAAGGCCTTTAGCATCTGAAAATAAATCACTAGGTAAATTTAGATTATCAGGAATACCTCCAGCTCCAAGAGGAATACCTCAAGTTCAGGTAGCATTTGATATTGATGCTAATGGCCTTTTAGAAGTAAGTGCAACTGATAGAACTACTGGAAGAAAGCAAACAGTTACAATTTCTGGAGGTTCTAACTTAAATGAACAAGAAATAAATTCGATAATTGAAGAAGCAAAAGCAAAAGCTAATGAAGATAGAAAGAGAAGATCTGTAATTGATAGAAAAAATAGTGCTTTAACTCTTATTGCGCAAGCTGAGAGAAGACTTAGAGATGCTTCATTGGAATTTGGCCCTTATGGAGCTGAAAGACAACAACGAGCCGTTGAATTAGCCATTCAAGATGTTGAAGAGTATATAGATGATGATGATCCTCAAGAATTAGAAATCTCAGTAAGTGCTCTTCAAGAAGCATTATTCGGCTTAAATAGAAAATTTGCAGCAGAAAAGAAAACTGATAATAATCCCTTACAAAGCATTAAAAATACATTTGGATCATTAAAGGATGAGCTCTTTTCAGATGATTATTGGGATGATGATCCTTGGGATAATCAAATGAATAGAAATTATAGAAATTCGAGGTATGGTAATTCTAGGGACGATGATCCATGGGACAATGACTACTTCCTCTAAAAAAGACTATTTGTCGATTTTGGGTTTATCCCCCGATTTCGATGATAAAGAACTTAAAAAGGCTTTTCGAAAAGAAGCAAGAAAATGGCACCCAGATTTAAATAAAAACGATCTTAATGCAGAAGAGAGATTTAAATTAATTAACCAAGCATACGAATATCTACGCAATCCCAATATAAGAAAAAATATTTCGGATGAAAATATCCATGATGAATATGAAAATAATAATTTCAAGACAGGGTTTCCTGATTTTCAAGATTATCTTGATTCCTTATTTGGATATGAATACTCACCAAAGAATTACGAGGAATATGATAATGAACTATTTGAGGATGAATCAATAAATACAAATAATGATGAATTTAATAATTATGAATACCCTACAACCTCTCCAGAAGAGCCACCTCCAGTTAAACTCCACCAAGATATTGAAACAATTATTGAATTAACTCCTGATGAGGCCTTAAATGGAGCTTCAATTTTAATTGAGCTTGAAGATGAAACCGTAGTAGAAGTCGATACGCCTCCTTTCGCTGGAGATGGGTGGCGATTAAGACTTGAAAATATTGCAAGGGGAGGTAAAGATCATTATTTACAGTTAAAAGTTCAAACCGAAAGTGGTCTAAGAATAGACGGTTTAAGAGTTCTTTATAAACTAGAGTTATTTCCTCATGATGCTCTACTTGGTTGTGCAGTAGAGGTCCCCACCCTTGATGGAAATGTCACACTTCAAGTGCCACCAAAATCATCTACGGGCAGAATGTTACGTTTGAAAGGTAGGGGTTTAACTTTCGAAGATAATGTAGGTGATCAATATGTTGAAATCTTGGTAGTGATACCTGCTGATATTAATGATGAAGAAATTGCTTTATATACAAGATTACAAGAATTATCACTTTCTGATTCTTAATCAAATATTATATAAATAGAAAAATAGATACTTATGAACATATTTGTTCTTTTATATAATTCAGGAACAGATAAGGAAGGAATTCATTCAATCGAACTAAAAGGCAGGACCATTGTTCTTATGTTTGAAGATAAGGATGATGCAACAAGATATTGTGGTCTATTAGAAGCTCAAGATTTTCCTTTGCCAACAGTTGAAATGATCAACATTCAGGAAATAAAAGATTTCTGCATTAAATTAGACTATGAATGCAAATTAGTGGAAAAAAATTTTGT
The Prochlorococcus marinus XMU1411 genome window above contains:
- a CDS encoding inositol monophosphatase family protein, which codes for MFELCEIEELANQVNLSILYEIAKTSAQIGNEILKVNYNKIQKISSKGRKGDLVTNVDLEVENKIKEYLLEETPNISINAEESGKLTKSSDLTWCIDPLDGTTNYSHGYPFFGTSIGLVYKNKPIIGAISVPYLNELYSACIGLGSFCNDSKLKVSSPSNLSDSLLVTGFSYDRFETEDNNYAEFCYLTHKTRGVRRGGAAAIDLAFVAAGKVDGYWERGLEVWDIAAGAIIVKEAGGIISDYPSGEFNLSSGRILACSPSLENELKNELDKVSPLKKNLYT
- the dnaK gene encoding molecular chaperone DnaK; the encoded protein is MGQIVGIDLGTTNSVVGVIEAGRPIVIANSEGSRTTPSIVGFTKDKEIVIGDQARRQLVLNPKNTFYNLKRFIGSDWDELDENSISVPYNVKANTTGSVRVLSPNTEREYAPEELVSSLIRKLINDAETYLGDTVDSAVITVPAYFNESQRQATKDSAILAGIKVDRILNEPTAAALAYGFEKSSSNNVLVFDLGGGTFDVSLLKISNGVFDVKATCGDTQLGGNNFDSKIVDWLAEKFLTKHDIDLRRDRQALQRLTEAAEKAKCELSGLQKTKISLPFITTSNEGPLHIEETLDRKIFESLSQDLLDRILEPVQIALDDSGWNAEDIDEVVLVGGSTRIPMVQQLVKTLVPNDPCQSVNPDEVVAVGAAIQSGIISGDLQDLLLNDVTPLSLGLETIGGLMKVLIPRNTPIPVRQSDVFSTSEANQSSVVVQVRQGERPLASENKSLGKFRLSGIPPAPRGIPQVQVAFDIDANGLLEVSATDRTTGRKQTVTISGGSNLNEQEINSIIEEAKAKANEDRKRRSVIDRKNSALTLIAQAERRLRDASLEFGPYGAERQQRAVELAIQDVEEYIDDDDPQELEISVSALQEALFGLNRKFAAEKKTDNNPLQSIKNTFGSLKDELFSDDYWDDDPWDNQMNRNYRNSRYGNSRDDDPWDNDYFL
- a CDS encoding DUF3110 domain-containing protein, producing MNIFVLLYNSGTDKEGIHSIELKGRTIVLMFEDKDDATRYCGLLEAQDFPLPTVEMINIQEIKDFCIKLDYECKLVEKNFVPKTAEDRLLISPPQKNLEVDNWEEDKNSKKDNIDINTIKENLEKLL
- a CDS encoding 2Fe-2S iron-sulfur cluster-binding protein, translated to MKKTFTVTIKNKETGKVYQEKVNSDEYILKEFEKKGFKLSFSCRNGCCTSCAVKIKSGTLQQPEAMGVSQALKDKGYALLCVAKATSDLEVETTYEDEVYDLQFGKYFGRGNTRVAPPWEFEED
- a CDS encoding DnaJ C-terminal domain-containing protein; translated protein: MVILGTMIHGTMTTSSKKDYLSILGLSPDFDDKELKKAFRKEARKWHPDLNKNDLNAEERFKLINQAYEYLRNPNIRKNISDENIHDEYENNNFKTGFPDFQDYLDSLFGYEYSPKNYEEYDNELFEDESINTNNDEFNNYEYPTTSPEEPPPVKLHQDIETIIELTPDEALNGASILIELEDETVVEVDTPPFAGDGWRLRLENIARGGKDHYLQLKVQTESGLRIDGLRVLYKLELFPHDALLGCAVEVPTLDGNVTLQVPPKSSTGRMLRLKGRGLTFEDNVGDQYVEILVVIPADINDEEIALYTRLQELSLSDS